In Falco cherrug isolate bFalChe1 chromosome 19, bFalChe1.pri, whole genome shotgun sequence, the genomic stretch CTCTGTGTGACTTACATTGTACATTGTCCTGCTGAGTAAGTTTGCCCCATGCATGGCTGCTTGTGAAGTTACTCCAGTTGTATTTTTTGCAACATCAATTTCTGAGTCCTTTTTTGCTGATTCATCAACTGAAATGGAGGGGCGGAAGGTGGGAATGGCAGGGAGGAGTGGGGAAGCCAGAGGTTTCCAGAAGTTTTCAAGCCAGTCTCTTGTTTCCCAAGGGTAGGAAAGGCCCTGCTCTTACAGTGACAGGATCAGCATCCAGATAAGGTGGGGTTGTCCCTAATCCCTGATTATAAAGGCTGGATTACTTAATGGTGGCAATGAAGCATCTCGGGCTTCCATTTCAACTAGAGTATGCTGCAGAGGGCACTGGGAACATGTTTGAGCAGCATTTTCTTATTAAGTAGTTTTCCTGTGGATTAAAGGGCTGGAAGGATGGAGTTAGCCTGACAAGTTGCTTCGCGCATacccctgctgcaggagggggctgAAGGTTTGAGAATAAAGAATGCCCACTGCCGTCTTGTTTGATAGCCAAAGCTCTAGAGATGAAGCATCTCCAGATGTGTATGAACAGGACAGCAGGATCTAAGCAAGTGTAGGAACAGCTTTGCCCCTCTCCTCAGTCCATCACGTGGCTCAGGCTGTCCTTGGAGGGACACAGTCATGGAAAATTGCGTGTCCTTAGTGCAGTTACGGGGACTGTGTCCTGGCATCTGCATGTGGCAGTGGTGTTCAAGGCAGGGGTTATTATTTTCAGATCAGCCATGGGGCTGTAGTAAAACTCACCCAGCAAGTGGCCAAAAAACCATTGCTGATGCGATTGCAGCTTCAGGAGCTGAgttgcagccagggctgcactAGGAGCTTCTCTGACTGTTGTGCCCAGTCCCTAAAGAGCTTGGTTAACCTGCTGTCTTTGTTTTGTGGTTCCTGTagtggggggaaggaggatATGTGGGCTTCGGGACCACTTTGAGCTCTGAATGGAGATAGACAAGCTCTATCTCCATAGACAAGAGGAGGCTGGGGTTCCCTCGGTGGTGCTGGAGGTGATGTCTGTGTGAACTCCAGAGACTTGGTGCCCTCAAAGGCCTGACGTTCAGAGCTGTACGGCTGCCTGTTTCACTCGCTTGGAAGTCCTGTATTAATGCTGCTGAAGCACAGATCTGATTGCAGAGAGCTCTCTACTGGTGGAGGCACTTGGAAACAGTCCGTAGTAAGGCTGATGGAGAGAAGGGCATGGCTGAAGTTGCTAGGGCAGTGCTCTCTGAGAGCCAGGGTGTGGTAGCATGCCTAGAGTTTGGAGAGCATTTGTAGGAAAAGCAGCGCCATTATGCTGCTGGGTTAGCAGTAGTCAGCTTGATAGGGGGGTCTGAGTTCTCAGGGAACCCAGGTTTGCAGCTGAGTCAGAACAGAAGCCGTGACATGCCCCTTCTCCACACAAACACTGCCCCTTCCTCTCTGAACATCCCCAGGAGCAGCCTTCAGAGTTTAGGTTGGAGGGAGCCCAAGAGCTTGACAGTGGTGCTTGTTAGGGCAACTGTAATTTGGCATTTGAGGCTGCACAGTCCAATTCCTTCACCTCTTTAGGGATATAACCATCGTACCGGTTTTCCAAGAGATGTATTTTCTTCGGCTCTCGCATGCTTCCAGCAGCCCAGGTTATCACCTCAGAAGTTCCTTCCAAGCCTGTCTTTTCCCCTCCACAACTGTGTGGAGGTGCTGCCAGGCTCAGCCTGTGGCGCTACATGAGCATCCATCCCTTCCAGTATTGCCTTCCTCACCATTCTTCCCCAGTGAAGGCCCAGGAACCCGTTACTGCACTTACGGTCCTTAGCTGGCCTGATAAACCAGGCTCACTGCTCAGGACGTTTTACTGATACTCAGTAAAGTCCTGCTGTGGCCAGACCTGGCCTGAGGCGGAGGGAGGGTGGTCAGTGGGAGCACGGCTCTGAGCGCAGCAATATCCCAGCATGTAGCTGTTCCAGCTGGGCAGAAAGCCTTACCAGGGCTGGTATGGAGCTGGTATGGAGTGGTCTCGCAAGATCTCAGTCAGCCTTGTCTCAAGGCCTCTGTTAAAAGCTTCCTGTTGTGAGGCAAGGGTTTTAGCAAGGGGTCATGCTCTGACCCTGCTGGCATCTCTTGCAGACTGGGATCTGGCTAGGGAAAAGGGCCAGGAGCCAGCGCTCAGCGCATGCCAAGGAAGATCAGCAGTGTCTGAGCCTCCACGGTGcatgcccagggaagctgtggccCAGGGAGGGTGCTGAGTGCTGACGTGCTGGGCTTGCCTCCCCGGCGAGGCAGGTCCTGCCGCTGCCCCTTCCCACTGGAGGTGGCTCTAACTCCTCTGGTCTCTGCAGGGGCAACCGGGACAGTTTGAACCGGGCCTCAGGCAGCcgccagagcagcacagagagcGAGATAAAGTCGCTGGAGCCTCGGCCGTGGAGCAGCACAGATTCAGATGGCTCCATCCGCAACCTGCGACCACCTGTTACCAAAGCCAGCAGCTTCAGTGGCATCTCCATCCTGACACGGGGGGACAGCATCGGGAGTAGCaaaggcagcactgccagcagacCGTCCCGCGCAGGTACTGTACTGTTTCCCCTGCACACCTTCTGCCAAAGGACACCTAGCAGCTGTAGCCTTCGCGCTGGGGAACTGGGGCTCATGGTGCTCTGGTCAGTGATTCTGGTTAACATGGGACACGGTTGGCATCATCTGAATGTGTTTGGTACCTCGGCAGGGATACGCCAGTTGGTTCATCGTCTGCTTTTTCAATAGTCACTGtcatgttttccttccctttagTAGTCACCCAAGTTAAAGGATGTAGTTTAGTCCCATACCCTGGAATTCAAGCTAccagttttctgttgttttctttcccctgctgtACTCCAGGTTATGTTGCTGTTCCTTTCTGCTCCCCAGAATCACTCACAGCCTAAGGAGACTTAGTCAGGGTGAACCATTTGGcacttttccttgctttccGATAAAGGAGGTCCAGGGAAGGGTGTCACCAATTAGTCTGTCTCATCAGACACAGTCTACCTCCTCAGACAAAGACCACATTAATTGGTATCTGCCTACGATGTTCTCTCAAAATGATTCACTATACTCCTGAGAGCAAACATAACAGGGAGCAGGGCCTGCAGCTCCTCAAGAGCTGTTGAATACAGCTCAAGGTTTCCGGAGCACCAAAGGGAATAAGGATCACAAGTCTCTTTGCCCGCTTGAGGCGAGTTCTTCCTTTTCCATCGAGGCTATACAAAGGGTAGCCCAGGCATGGAGAGTGTTCTTGTGGGGCATCACTGGTAATCTGTTACTGACAACAGCTTCCCGAGGGGATGTGTGCTGCACTTGGCAGGGCACCGGCCCTCCTACCAGTGGGGAGCAGAGTCCTTTGTTTTCAACCGACTGCTTGTGAAAGGCATTTGTGAAAGAGGCAGCACAGGTCTTTGCTCTCATTTTAATGGTCCGGTGATAACTGAGGAGCCATATGGTAGCTGGTTGCAATTGCTGTGCGGTATCAAATGAGCAAAATCCAGTGTTGTCTCCCTGTCTTGCTTCCTCCGTTCTCGCTGGAAGGCAGCAGGTCCCCAAATGCTTGAGAGCTGTCGTTTCActgcgggggcaggggggggggaggcaggttAGTGCTTGTGGGCGATTAGACTGCTGCACAAGAATCCTTTCAAATAAAAGGGATGGCCCTAAaaaggcagccaggctgctgttctAGCACCCAGGCTAACTTTGAAAACCACACATTCATCTTGCAGTTTGAAGGTGCCTACATCATCTCTTGGGACCCTATTTCCATTGTGCTCAGGGCTACACTTACTCTGATTATTGCAACCACCTCCGGGACTGATTCATCAGCTGATGGGAGCACTTATTTGAAGATCTGTCCCAGCCAtgtgcaaagcagagcaagagaagatctgctgcttttttttttttttttttttttttttttttttcctctttctgtatttttcctccaGGTCTCCCTTGGGAACAGAAACCTATTGCTCTCCAGGCTTTATATAATGGCAAACGATTAGAAATGTCAGTGGGGGGTGGGATGAGCAAAGGAATTTtcacttggggggggggggggcacccaaAACACCACCCTCCATATCCTCATATTTATTCTGTGGGGGAGGAAGTGCTTAGGACTCTGGGGCTCTTTTCCCATCTCGGCATTCACCCCCTGGGCAGCtgtcagcaaaatatttccttccttgCACCATGTCTTAGCAGAATGCCTGAAGATTAGCTGTTGAAATACAGTAGATCAGAGTCAGAATTAGTTAAATAGCAGCTACTGGGCATCAAGAAATAGTTTCACAACTGGAAGCAAGACAGAAATACTGAGgagagcccttcccagctgggTGTCCTGCAGCATACATTGTACTCCTTCCTAATGGTTTTTCCTACCATGGGAAGGAATTCCTTTCAACCTGCCACCCAATAGCCCTTTGCTCAAAAGATGTGTGTGTGCTGGGTCTATGTAGCCATGAAAAGGGATTCCCTCACTCCCTTCTCCATTCTGGACAAGCACTCAAAGCAATCACGGTGGTGTATCGGTGTCCGAGCAGGGGCCATGCCTAGCTGCAGAACTGAGCAGTGACTGGGAACAGCTCTCCAGCTTCTTTCTGCAGACTGGTTTATGGTACTGAGCTGACATGAGTGTATCTGGCAGCTTCCTCTTTCTGTAGTCTCTGCCTCATGCTGGGGTGGAGAGCCCTCCACCAGGCAGGTGCTGCTGTTGATGGCCAGATTCCTTTTCCCAGCAGAAGGCCCATGGCATTTATAGAAGGCCCTGACTTTGTGTCTGGTGCTTTCCCGACAAGACGGAGGGATCATCCCTCCAAAGAATCAACTGCAACACAGATAAGTTTTACTCCCCTGTGCCCGTCCTGCCAGCACCTGCACCAAGCGTGCCCTGTCCCATGGGCAGAGGCCGGCCACGCTCATCGTATGAGCCTGGCACTGGCCCTTTACTGTCCTGCAGTTCTGAGTAGCATTGAAGGTTTACAAGAAGAGCAGCGATCTGAGAGCTGTACGTGGGGACCGCCGTGTAGGCTGTCCGCTTGGAGTGAGAGTGCTAGGCTGGGGTCAGGGAAGAGAGCATGCTCTTGGGAATAACAGCTGTGCACTTCATGGCCGTAGTCTGGGACAGGAATTGTACCCTGGTCTTCCCTGTGtggggcagggtgtgtgtgggtcAGGAGGAGAAGATGCTGTGAGCAGCTGCGGGGGATCGGTGTGTGTACTTGGACACAGAGAGGAGAGAGGTGCAATCACCTGGAGTCCTGAGGGTGTCAACACCTTGGTTTGCTGTGAAGCAGAGACAAACTAGTGGCTTAGCCTGCAGCCTGCTCGCCCTGTCCCCTGTGGAAGCTTCCCGTGTGGACAGCAGAGAACGCAGTCTGGCTGCAGTACAGGAGATAGTGACAGGATCTACCCCCCGCCCTCCCCATCTATGAATCGGTGTTTTTCTCTCCCAGGTACCAACCCTGCCGTGCCTTTCTCTGTTCAAGGTTTGGTACTAGGTGCCCCTGAAGCATGCAGCCAGTCCCCTTCTTCACAGCCCAGCCGTGGCCTCTTAccctgcacagcccagcagcctcaACCACAGCCACCCCAAcagccaccaccacagccccaaggacttccacctgcagcccagcagcagccagccatgAGTAACCACATGATATCCCAGGTGAGTTGCTGCACGCTATCCAGGGCTCGGTACGTTCCTTGGGCATGCGGTGGGAGGTAGAAGCAGAGCCAGCATACACCCAGGGTGCCCTGGACTCACACTTGCCCAGTGGGCTTTGGGTGTCCTCGCACTTGCTGCCTGTCATGGATTGATAGTCGCTCCATGCTATTGAGAGCAGGAGGAGGTTGGAGCCTTGCTGTGCCTAATCATGATGCTCTGTGACATCTCAACTTGTCAGCCTCTGCTGTATCCACTCGGGCCAGCAGCCCTCCTGGCCAGGGCTCTGTAGCCCTTTGCTGAGTGGCAGGGTTATGTTCTGGAACCAGTTGCCCTCCTGGTGAGGGACCGTCACAACCAGTAGTTGAGTTTGAGCTCCCCAGTGCTGAAATGCTGTGGCTGGCCACCTGATGTCCTGGAGAGAGGCAGACCTGGAGCTGTGCCTGGGTGTATTCTCCAGACCTTCCTCGGGCCAGTCcacagcctgcagggctgtttctgaGGACAGAGCCCTCCGAAAAGCACTCGTGGCTCTCCTTCCTACGTACATTTTTGTGCTCCTGAGGCTGTCACAGCCCAAGAGCTGCCCCTGTATCACCGCAGGACTGGGGAAGGGGTGCGAGCCAGCCCTGGTGAGTGCATTTGGAGAGCATATCTGCCTCACATTCAGCAGGTGCAGAGCTGGGTAGTGTGCATGGGAAGTGTCTGCAGAAGCCTCCCATCCTGTCCTGTTCAGAGCAACATGTCAGTGCTGGACCTCCACCTGCCTATGAGTTTTGTAGGGATCCTTTCTGGTCCATCATCTCCTACTTAGGATGTCTCCTACAGCAAAGAACTGCAGGTTATGCTAGAGGTTTTCAAGGTGCAACTAGACAGCGAGGGTGCTAGATAACCTTATCTAGGCTGCCTTTCCCATGAAAGATTGGACCAGGTGATCTtgtgaggtcccttccaacctggactgttctatgattctaaatgttttcagtgagctgggatgggaggAGGAAACAAGCCTTCTCAAACAGCTTTTACTGCAGATAATACGGAACAGCTCCTTGCTGTGTGTTGCCGTCTGTATGAAGAATGGGGGGGGAGTTTGTAAGTTCTTGGGCCCTGGACTGGCTTCTGTAGATCCATTTGCAGAAGATCCTGAGACTCAAGGGAAACAGTTCTACAGACGAGGTGTCTCCCTAAGGTAGCCGGGGTCCAGCACTAAGGCTAGCAGGAGCATCTGTCCGGAGCTGTAGCAAGTGTGGGGACAGAACGCAGTGCCCTGGGCGGGAGGTTTGAACGCACAGCAGGCTTCTGGAGCTTGTGTGGGACCACTGTGTCTtgctggggttttattttccatcttatACTCTTTGTCTGTTCTAATGGTTTAGGTCCTGGAAAAACTTTTTTCACGTGTCCTGACTATTGGTGAAAGGTCTGAAAATGCACTGTCCCCCCTGTGAGTGCACCTTCTGTTTCACCAAAGGTCAAATCAAATGATCAAAAAACCAGTCCGGTGCTGACCGTTACAGGTTTGGTGCCCAAAGCACAGTACATGGTGCTTGAGTTAGGAGTCGGCAGGTCCTCCCAGTGACAAAGTGAGAGGGGCCCCTACAGAAGGCAAGAGTGAAGAAAAGGACATGATCTGTGGGGAAGGCCAAGAAGGACTGCGGAGAGAGCTGGGAGTCGGTGCTAGACACGAGCGGGCAGTGGAGTGGGAGAGACTCGAAGGTTGTGCTGGGGGGCAAGtggctctcctgctgctgttggccGTAGCTGGCCTTTGTGAACTTGTGTCACTGTTCGTGCCAGGCAAGAGCTGCTTTGGGGACATGGTCGGCCTTCCCAGCTTCCACAAAGCAACTGGCCGGGCTGTATGTCTTCACAGAGAGATGAATGCTCCCCCCTTCTGGTCTCCGTGCTTTCCAACCCTCTGCAATGCCCccctctgtgtgtttgcagttGGCTCAGTTGACTAACCTTGttgttccttctttctctccttcctcctatcttccttccccctccccctgcccttttCCCACCCAAATCTCTCTCCACTCCCTTCTCTGCTGGTCTTAGCCGGTCCCAGCGCTGCAGCCTGCTCAGTATTCTCCAAGCTCCTGCCCCCAAGTCCTCTTGCCAGTCTCTCCACCCCAGCAGTACAACTTGGTATAAACCCCATTTCCTCTTCTGCACTGTCTCTGTTGTACTcatgtgctgtgttttgtgttgtATGAGCTTTTGCTAATCAGGTATGTCGCAGACACTGCACCCCAGTGGGTTGGGGATTCATGGAGgctctgtgctgcagtgggGTCAAGGCAGTGGGATGCCTGAGGCTGTGGGACCCgccagggctgggcactgctggagTGACTGGTCTTGGGTAGAGCCTGGGAAAGCAAGCGGCGAGCCCAGAGCTCCCCTAGAAAGCAACGCTTGTGCCCAGCACTGGGGTCCAGGGGCCACAGCTGCCCTGTGGTCTCAGTCAGCCCCTGTGTTGTCTCTGCCGGGTCTTTTGGGAACGGCGCGCCCCATGGGACGTGGcctctgggctggggctgcctctgcctgtgtgGGGCCCCACGTGTCACGAGAGTCTGCTGAGCATtcagccccccccagcagctcgcatgcccctgcccctgtcctgCAGAACGCTCTTCGTCTGTGGCTTTTTTCTGGGGACCCTTCTTGGGCGAGCTCCTCCACAGAGTAGGGAGAAGGGGTCTGCAGTCTACTCAGCAGAGCTATGTCCTACATGCTGTCCTCCTCCATCCTTCCCACTTATCCCCGATGCAGGCCGAGGAACTCAGTAGCCCCTTTGGGCAGATCAGCCTCAGCCGGCAGGGCTCTACGGAAGCACCGGATCCTTCCTCTGCTATGTTCCAGTCATCCCTCATCTCCCAGCATCCTCAGCAGACGGGATTCATCATGGCAACCCCTGGGcagcccatccccacctccAACTACTCCGCCTCAGGGCACACAGCCCCCAcacagcaggtgctgcagccccagggctaCATTCAGCCTCCCCAGCAAGTAAGGACATGCGCAAGCCTGGAGGGGATGTGCGCCTCAGCACAAAGCCgttggccaggggctgctggggagcagtcCAGAGAGCAGTTCCTTGGGAGTGGGtcccctctctttttctgctgctcatTTGTGATGAATCAATACACAGGGGTCCAAGCTCTGGCTGGGCACAGGCCCTTGCTAGGTAGGCACAGGATGATCTCTGTCCCTTTGTCCCTCTGAGCTCACAAGGCGCTTACCCGGGGACCCCTCTGGCCGTTCCTGACTCATAGTGTTGGGGGAGGGACAGTGACCAGATTCAGGGCTGACACCTCTAAGCTCTCTTTGGGGTCCTGCAGGGCATTATGACCTCTAGGATTGTTCCCCTGAGCTGTGATGAGAATAATGCGTACTGTGCTCTTGCACTACTGTGCTGGGAAAGGCTTGGATGTGGAGGCTGGGAGGAGCGGGAAGGGGCTGCGATTCCCTGACCAGCTATCATCTGGCCAGAGCCAAAGCCCTGGTTggtttccttctgcagaagccAGGCCAGGTGAGAGAGAAAACTGGTCCTGGGGGACCAGCTTTCTTGGTCCCACTCCCTCCTGTGTTCTCATCACCATGTTTTCTTGATTCTGATAGATTCAGGTTTCTTACTACCCTCCTGGGCAGTACCCGAACTCCAGCCAGCAATACCGATCTCTCAGTCACCCAGtggcctacagctcccagcgcactcagcagctcccccagcagtCCCAGCAGCCTGGTAAGGGGGTGTagaaggggggagggggcatgTTTCCCTTTCCTGCCACTCTCCTTGGCTCTGAAGGATCTCCCATGCACCGTGTGGGGGGCCAGGCTGCTCTTCCCTGTCTCCCACTCTTTGATGGGCTTGCTGACTGTAGAGTGTCTCTTGACTGTGCAAAGGAAACTTGAAACTTGGCCTGGCTGCAAAGGTTGTTCTaggcttttccctccctctcagCGTGTAGCATGCACCGAGGTGCTGCAAGGTGGATTTAAAGCCAGGAGTTTCCTTCGCATCTTTTTACATCTGCTGTGAGGGAAGCCCGTTTCCCACCCTTTAGCAAGAGATGGGGGCAAAGCAGGATTTGAGCCCTCATATGCCAAGTCTCAGGCTGTCTTCTGTGGCCAGCTGGGAAGCCACTCCATTTAAACCCTGTTCTGACAGGTTTACAGCCAATGATGTCCAACCAGCAGCAAACATACCAAGGTGTAATGGGAGtacagcaggcacagcccccCGGGCTCCTCAACAGCCAGAGGAACAGCATGGGGGGCCAGATGCAGAGTATGATGGGAGTGCAGCAGGCGCAGCCCCCTGGTCTtctcagcagccagaggagcagTATGGGGAGCCAGATGCAAGGCCTGATGGTCCAGTACACTCCACTGCCTTCGTACCAGGTAGGCATCAGTTGTTCTCTGAAgaagggctgctggggagggggcctCAGCTGCAGAAACCTCGCAGGAGGTGCCCTGTTCCTGTGCCTGAGTGATGGAGCCGGAGGTGGAGACTTGCTCACTTTTTGAAGATAGTGCATGCTTGCCAGCGTGGGGAGCGCACGTCCACGTTTGATTCTGTGTGGGACATGTCTTGAGAAGGAGGACTGAGTGCGGCTGGTCCCTTTGCTATTGTGTTCACAGAGAAGCTGGGAGAGGCAGCCCTTGTCTGGGCAGGGTTGCTCTGGGCTGCAGTAGACAATTGTCTGGCATCTCTTCTACCTTGTACGGACCTTGCTGGTGTCTCCTTGGGGCCAgttctccctgctcctgctgtatCTTACCTGTCATTCCATagggctgctgctttcctccctgcACAGGTTCCGGTGGCCAACGAGTCCCAGAGTGTGGTCCAGCAACCCTTCCAGCAGCCAGTGCTTGTGCCAGCTAGCCAGTCTGTCCAGGGGGGGCTTCAGGCTGGAGGTGTACCCATCTACTACAGCGTCATCCCAACTGCCCAGCAGAACGGCACCAGGTAAAGCTTCTGTATCTTTGGcctgccctggggagaagggagtCCTGCTGCCCTACTGACAGGGCATAGCATCCTATTCCTGCTGCTAGAGGAGGTGGCCGAGCACCGCAGATGCTGGTCATCTCTTGAGTTTGCTCAGTCCTAGCTCCCGTAGTCAGTGCTTCCTGGACACAGCTGTCCTGCAGCACGCAGTGCTTCCTCTGCCCCTCCAGAGGCAGCTGTGTTTCCAGCCATCTCaagtactgagggagctggtgatTGCTTGCACAGATGGGCAGGCtgttcctccccatccccagcacctcACCAGAGCACTCTCTGCTTCACAGCCCTTCGGTGGGGTTCCTTCAGCCTCCTGGCTCTGAACAGTATCAGATGCCACAGTCCCCAtcaccctgcagcccaccacagatgcAGCAGCAGTATTCAGGTAAGAGGGGCCACCGGTCAGGGTTGGCACTGATTCTGCACAGATGGGATCAGGTTTTGTAGGGACTGCAGTGAACAGAACTGCCAATTCAGAGCCAAGgctggcagctcctgtgcaGTGGGTTTCCTTAGTCTTACCCATCCCACAGCTTACTGGGAATTACCAGGACATGGCACAGCGACTTCGCTCCATGCTGATGCTGGCCTGTGCCTGGCATCTCCTGGCCAAGGTGGGCAGGCAGTGttaggagcagggagagggagctGCCTTGGGCTGCAGACTCCCTCTGCCGGCTTGGTGTCACCAGGGCTGCTCGTGGGACCAGGGAACCTGTGGATGAGAGGAGCGTCAGGATTCCTGcatcctgtcccagctgcagggaagtgAGCTGGGGCCTGGTGAATTGGTGCAAGAGCTGGAGCCAGGGTACTCGAGCTCTGCGCCCAGCTCTGTGATTAGACCCTTGGCCCGAAGTTTTGCTGTGATGCTCAGAGAGGTCACCCGAGTTGCCTTCAGCTTGTTCCCTCTGCTCACATTTCTCCTGGATTAAAAGTCATCACTCTCTGATACGAGCTGTGATTGTTATCAGAGAGGGATCCCAGCCAGGTCTTGGTGGGACCTTTTTTCAGCCCAGATGGGCAGGCAGGAGTGGCAGAGGAGAGAGTACAGAAGGGGTGTCGTAGGGAAGAGTGCAGAGTTGCACACAGCCTGGCCAATATTGCTGCTGTCATCTCTCCCCAGGGGTGTCTCCATCAGGCCCTGGCGTGGTTGTGATGCAGCTGAATGTACCCAATGGCCCCCAGGCCCCCCAGAACCCCTCCGTGGTGCAGTGGAGCCACTGTAAGTACTACAGCCTGGACCAGCGGGGGCAGAAGCCAGGAGACCTGTACAACCCCGACACCAGTGCTCAGGTATTGAGAGGACTGGGAAGGTGGCAGCTCATCTTTTGGGAGCAGCCAGACAGGAGAGAGAGGACACCAGCGTCCGAGCTGTCTGAATGGGCTGGGAGATGGGGTGGGTCACCCATGGTGGTGAGTCAGGTGTGGGACCAGTCACAAGCACTGGGGCTGTCTAACACTCTCCCTCCCCCAGGCCAGCACCCAGCTGAACAGCCCCATCACATCCCCCACCCAGTCCCCAACGCCGTCTCCCGTCACCAACCTCAACAGTGTCTGCACGGGGCTGAGCCCTCTCCCTGTCCTCACGCAGTTCCCCCGGCCCATGGGCCCAGCGCAAGGTAAGGGAAGGGAGCGGGCACAGCACGGGGCTGGGTCTTCCCGGCCGTTTCTCCAGACCCCTACAAACACTTGCTTCTTTCTTACAGGTGATGGGCGCTACTCGTTGCTGGGCCAGCCGCTGCAGTATAATCTGTCTATCTGTCCCCCACCACTGCTCCACAACCAGCCCAACTACAATGCACACCAGGTAAAATGGGCCCAAACCCCTCTCTGCCCACCCTTTCACTGTCCTCAGAGCAGAGCAAgacccacccccctgcccctggaAGAAGCGGGTCTCACACACTGCCCTGCGGATGCCCCTCGGTTGGgcagcaggctgcctgcccCCGCTCTTGCCATCCCCgcagcagagctgccatggTAAATGGATTTCCCTGGAGCCTGGCACTGGGCTCAGATTTCATCCTGCTCCCAGCTTTACCCAGAAGCAGTGTCAGCCCCGAGTCCTTTGAGTGTCCTGGAACCGTGGCTGTGCCTTGATCTCATCTAAGTCACCCAAGCATGGTGTCACCTCAAAGGTGCCAGTGTGTGCAAGGTTCATCCGGGTGTCCTCATTCCCCTTTGCAGCCATGGCCCAGTCATGTTTGGTCTTGGCCCCTGCTCCCAGGATGCTCTGTGGGCATGGTGAGGCCGCAGGGTCTCCTCAGGTGACACACAACCATTTCTATTCTTTAAGGGGCAGACTGGAATGAAACATGGAAACCGGAGCAAGAGACAGGCCCTCAAGTCTGCATCCACTGACCTTGGGACAAGTGATGTAGGCAAGTGACCCTCCTCAAGCAGTTCCCCCTTTGCCCTCTGACTAGTCCCCACTGCCCGGGGGCAGCTGGCATTGGCAGAGACTCCAGGTGCCAtctctgcccacagcagcatcccacagAACCCATTGCTGGGGGTGGCTGTGGAGAGCAGTTCctgcctgccactgcctcccacacacacacagcccccccgcagcccaCGAGGCctggctggggccgggggggggggaggcatgCAGCAGAG encodes the following:
- the R3HDM2 gene encoding R3H domain-containing protein 2 isoform X5 codes for the protein MSFSFLLQEAGSQHNRHQLKNYRISCRARGVIGCPLLRCRALKMSNSNTAQESLEIMKESEKKVVEESVNKTKYVSRSPSKEEVEKDGGEDVSVRQESQRRTSSHGHARKRAKSNSKLKLVRSLAVCEESSSPFVDGLLETQDIIQLHISCPSDKEEEKSTKDGAEKEEKDKNKEKAPRKMLSRDSSQEYTDSTGIDLHEFLVNTLKKNPRDRMMLLKLEQEILEFITDNNNQFKKFPQMTSYHRMLLHRVAAYFGMDHNVDQTGKAVIINKTSNTRIPEQRFSEHIKDEKNAEFPQRFILKRDDTSMDRDDNQMRLPLQDGRRSKSIEEREEEYQRVRERIFARETGQNGYLTDSRGNRDSLNRASGSRQSSTESEIKSLEPRPWSSTDSDGSIRNLRPPVTKASSFSGISILTRGDSIGSSKGSTASRPSRAGTNPAVPFSVQGLVLGAPEACSQSPSSQPSRGLLPCTAQQPQPQPPQQPPPQPQGLPPAAQQQPAMSNHMISQAEELSSPFGQISLSRQGSTEAPDPSSAMFQSSLISQHPQQTGFIMATPGQPIPTSNYSASGHTAPTQQVLQPQGYIQPPQQIQVSYYPPGQYPNSSQQYRSLSHPVAYSSQRTQQLPQQSQQPGLQPMMSNQQQTYQGVMGVQQAQPPGLLNSQRNSMGGQMQSMMGVQQAQPPGLLSSQRSSMGSQMQGLMVQYTPLPSYQVPVANESQSVVQQPFQQPVLVPASQSVQGGLQAGGVPIYYSVIPTAQQNGTSPSVGFLQPPGSEQYQMPQSPSPCSPPQMQQQYSGVSPSGPGVVVMQLNVPNGPQAPQNPSVVQWSHCKYYSLDQRGQKPGDLYNPDTSAQASTQLNSPITSPTQSPTPSPVTNLNSVCTGLSPLPVLTQFPRPMGPAQGDGRYSLLGQPLQYNLSICPPPLLHNQPNYNAHQGQTGMKHGNRSKRQALKSASTDLGTSDVVLGRVLEVTDLPEGITRTEADKLFTQLAMAGAKIQWLKETQGRRGDGGGGDNNGTPENGRHSDLAALYTIVAVFPSPLAAQNASLRLNNSLSRFKLRVAKKNYDLRVLERASSQ
- the R3HDM2 gene encoding R3H domain-containing protein 2 isoform X4; translated protein: MIIVLDFQFKGCPLLRCRALKMSNSNTAQESLEIMKESEKKVVEESVNKTKYVSRSPSKEEVEKDGGEDVSVRQESQRRTSSHGHARKRAKSNSKLKLVRSLAVCEESSSPFVDGLLETQDIIQLHISCPSDKEEEKSTKDGAEKEEKDKNKEKAPRKMLSRDSSQEYTDSTGIDLHEFLVNTLKKNPRDRMMLLKLEQEILEFITDNNNQFKKFPQMTSYHRMLLHRVAAYFGMDHNVDQTGKAVIINKTSNTRIPEQRFSEHIKDEKNAEFPQRFILKRDDTSMDRDDNQMRLPLQDGRRSKSIEEREEEYQRVRERIFARETGQNGYLTDSRGNRDSLNRASGSRQSSTESEIKSLEPRPWSSTDSDGSIRNLRPPVTKASSFSGISILTRGDSIGSSKGSTASRPSRAGTNPAVPFSVQGLVLGAPEACSQSPSSQPSRGLLPCTAQQPQPQPPQQPPPQPQGLPPAAQQQPAMSNHMISQPVPALQPAQYSPSSCPQVLLPVSPPQQYNLAEELSSPFGQISLSRQGSTEAPDPSSAMFQSSLISQHPQQTGFIMATPGQPIPTSNYSASGHTAPTQQVLQPQGYIQPPQQIQVSYYPPGQYPNSSQQYRSLSHPVAYSSQRTQQLPQQSQQPGLQPMMSNQQQTYQGVMGVQQAQPPGLLNSQRNSMGGQMQSMMGVQQAQPPGLLSSQRSSMGSQMQGLMVQYTPLPSYQVPVANESQSVVQQPFQQPVLVPASQSVQGGLQAGGVPIYYSVIPTAQQNGTSPSVGFLQPPGSEQYQMPQSPSPCSPPQMQQQYSGVSPSGPGVVVMQLNVPNGPQAPQNPSVVQWSHCKYYSLDQRGQKPGDLYNPDTSAQASTQLNSPITSPTQSPTPSPVTNLNSVCTGLSPLPVLTQFPRPMGPAQGDGRYSLLGQPLQYNLSICPPPLLHNQPNYNAHQGQTGMKHGNRSKRQALKSASTDLGTSDVVLGRVLEVTDLPEGITRTEADKLFTQLAMAGAKIQWLKETQGRRGDGGGGDNNGTPENGRHSDLAALYTIVAVFPSPLAAQNASLRLNNSLSRFKLRVAKKNYDLRVLERASSQ